The following DNA comes from Simkania negevensis Z.
TGTTGCAATCTACTTGGAGGAGCATGTTCAAGCTACACCTTAAAACGCTGTACGTAGAAACCGATCAGGGAGGCATTGTCCATAACTCTGCTTACATCGTCTATCTCGAAAACGCTCGGATCGATTTTTACAGTCCATAGGACTTGATATCAATGTGCTTGAAAAAGGGGGAATGCAATGTCCTGTTGTTTCTCAATCGGTTAAGTACTTAAAGCCTCTTTTTTCTCTTCAAGAAATTGAGGTGCACGTTTGGATTGAATCCTATTCAAAGGTTCGTTTTGTTTTAGGTTATGAAATCCTACGCGGCAAAGATAAAATTCTCATTGGACAATCAGAGCATTGTTTTT
Coding sequences within:
- a CDS encoding acyl-CoA thioesterase; translated protein: MQCPVVSQSVKYLKPLFSLQEIEVHVWIESYSKVRFVLGYEILRGKDKILIGQSEHCFLDQNFKPLRIYSNNFKNCLSINPETQNVLRAILLKIKEEMWFV